Proteins encoded by one window of Conger conger chromosome 1, fConCon1.1, whole genome shotgun sequence:
- the mrpl51 gene encoding large ribosomal subunit protein mL51 has translation MSLFGSFLRAGMTFCHSTLESTRHISTGVCRRIRMHTIPAPKVTDRWTEKRSMYGVYDNIGILGDFKAHPRDLILAPVWLKGFQGNELQRLIRKKRMVGERMMTADRHNLEKRIKFLYRRFNRYGKHR, from the exons ATGTCTTTGTTCGGGAGTTTTTTGAGGGCCGGGATGACGTTTTGTCATTCTACCCTTGAATCAACGAGGCATATCTCCACAG GTGTATGCAGAAGAATCAGAATGCACACCATTCCAGCGCCCAAAGTGACGGACAGGTGGACGGAGAAGCGCAGCATGTACGGTGTCTATGACAACATTGGAATTCTGG GTGACTTCAAAGCCCATCCACGAGACTTGATCCTGGCACCGGTTTGGCTGAAGGGTTTCCAGGGCAACGAGTTGCAGCGTCTCATAAGGAAGAAGAGGATGGTGGGGGAGAGGATGATGACCGCCGATCGCCACAACCTGGAGAAGAGGATCAAATTCCTTTACAGGCGCTTCAACAGATACGGCAAACACAGATGA
- the LOC133124805 gene encoding hemicentin-1-like produces MLLFILIGAFSVAGAGSEELLVEAGSLAVLPCTIKSPTKGSPSVQWVKINGRDRNTVWRRERSGMEFQGVEVAPRARCPHSDFGKGVFNLHIERVRVEDGGEYTCTTTDRRKEVQRHVLRVIQVSVSPAAPLEGSSVNVTCSVTPRPAEATVSWKLNGSPLSLQQTRSTANMEERQIMSMSPRETGQWTCTVRLGKKEGEATQYLSMRGISSPLAEVTQLYRAVGSPVVLPCVFSEGLTPQNAGWQRNLNGAGPFRPLPPTLQPSGPQRDLSVRMERVEAGDGGTYRCFGEVAGRKLQRQLLLVTAQVRSSSPVKLNAPVSLTCELSNGTGVTGYEWLQITYDANGTRTETPKCQTKTLRIPKMTEQHTGEWVCRYRGEQGILGNVTYSFQVMSHLEAERPSSGKAGMVTGVGFLIVVLLLIVLQMYKNYRRRKMILQYPALETIVHSASNAREGRERERMREKAQGSQPQA; encoded by the exons ATGCTGTTGTTCATCCTAATAGGAGCCTTCTCTGTGGCTG GTGCCGGGAGCGAGGAGCTGTTGGTGGAGGCAGGCTCTCTGGCAGTGCTGCCCTGCACCATCAAGTCTCCAACCAAAGGCTCCCCGAGTGTACAGTGGGTGAAGATCAATGGCAG GGACCGCAACACCGTGTGGAGAAGAGAGCGAAGTGGTATGGAGTTTCAAGGAGTGGaggtggcaccgagggccaggtgCCCGCACAGTGATTTTGGAAAGGGGGTCTTCAATCTGCACATCGAGAGAGTGAGGGTGGAGGACGGAGGAGAGTACACCTGCACAACAACAGACAGAAGAAAAGAAGTCCAGAGACACGTTCTCCGTGTCATTCAAG tATCTGTCAGTCCTGCTGCCCCGCTGGAAGGCAGTAGTGTGAATGTGACCTGCAGTGTCACCCCCCGGCCTGCGGAGGCGACGGTGAGCTGGAAGCTCAATGGAAGCCCACTCTCCCTGCAGCAAACACGGAGTACCGCAAATATGGAGGAGCGGCAGATTATGAGCATGTCTCCACGGGAGACAGGACAGTGGACATGTACCGTCAGGCTTgggaagaaggaaggagaggcAACTCAGTACCTTTCTATGCGAG gtatCTCCAGCCCCCTTGCGGAGGTGACCCAGCTGTACAGAGCAGTTGGCTCCCCTGTTGTGCTcccctgtgtgttcagtgaaggGCTGACTCCCCAGAACGCTGGCTGGCAGAGGAACCTGAACGGGGCCGGGCCCTTCAgacctctccctcccaccctgcAGCCCTCGGGCCCACAGCGGGACCTCTCAGTGCggatggagagagtggaggCGGGGGACGGCGGAACGTACCGCTGTTTCGGGGAGGTGGCTGGCAGGAAGCTGCAGAGGCAGCTGCTGCTGGTGACGGCTCAAG TTCGAAGCTCGAGCCCCGTGAAACTCAACGCTCCTGTGAGTCTGAcctgtgagctcagcaatggcacAGGAGTGACAGGGTACGAGTGGCTGCAGATCACATACGATGCCAACGGCACACGAACAGAGACCCCAAAATGCCAGACAAAGACCCTGAGGATTCCCAAAAtgacagagcagcacactggAGAATGGGTGTGCCGTTACCGTGGGGAAcaaggaattctgggaaatgtTACTTACAGTTTCCAGGTCATGA GTCACTTAGAGGCAGAGAGACCGTCTTCAGGCAAAGCTGGCATGGTAACTGGCGTTGGCTTCCTCATCGTGGTGTTGCTGTTGATTGTGCTCCAGATGTACAAAAACTATCGCAGG CGGAAAATGATCTTGCAGTACCCTGCCCTCGAAACCATTGTTCACTCCGCCTCCAACGCacgagaggggagagagagggagagaatgagagagaaagccCAGGGCAGCCAACCGCAGGCTTAG
- the LOC133124942 gene encoding vesicle-associated membrane protein 1-like gives MSAPAPDAAAPAGPPGAPGAPGGEGGAPGGGPPNAPPNLSSNRRLQQTQAQVEEVVDIMRVNVDKVLDRDQKLSELDDRADALQAGASQFESCAAKLKNKYWWKNCKMMIMMGIIGVIVVGIIFLYFFS, from the exons AT GTCTGCCCCAGCACCTGATGCTGCTGCCCCAGCAGGGCCCCCCGGGGCCCCAGGAGCCCCCGGTGGAGAAGGGGGGGCCCCAGGAGGTGGACCCCCAAACGCTCCCCCCAACCTCTCCAGCAACCGCAGATTGCAACAGACACAGGCGCAAGTAGAGGAG GTGGTGGACATCATGCGCGTGAACGTGGACAAGGTGCTGGACCGGGACCAGAAGCTCTCGGAGCTGGACGACCGGGCCGACGCCTTGCAGGCCGGGGCCTCCCAGTTTGAGAGCTGCGCTGCCAAGCTGAAGAACAAGTACTGGTGGAAAAACTGCAAG atgatgataatgatgggaATCATTGGTGTCATCGTGGTCGGCATCattttct tGTACTTCTTCTCTTGA